One window of the Salvia miltiorrhiza cultivar Shanhuang (shh) chromosome 6, IMPLAD_Smil_shh, whole genome shotgun sequence genome contains the following:
- the LOC130989178 gene encoding tetraketide alpha-pyrone reductase 1 yields the protein MEEKMKDWEGKKVCVTGAAGFVASWLVKRLLLSGYRVIGTVRDPDDEKKVGHLLRLEGARERLQLVRADLMEEGSFDNAILGCHGVFHLASPVLGQPKSDPKAEILQPAIDGTLNVLRSCKKNPWLRRVVLTSSSSTVRIRDDLLPGVPLDESSWSSEELCENLKIWYPLSKTLAEKAAWKFCEDNGIDLVTLIPSFVVGPSLPPVLSSTASDVLGLLKGEREKFEFHGRMGYVHIDDVALSHILVYEKENARGRYLCTSTVLDIDELAAKLAPRYPALPIPKTFKKVERPHYDFDVSKIKGLGMRFRSIEEMFDDCVHFFTMQALLSPLSQPSS from the exons atggaggaaaagatGAAGGATTGGGAGGGGAAGAAAGTATGCGTGACTGGTGCTGCTGGTTTTGTAGCTTCGTGGCTTGTGAAGCGCCTTCTTCTTTCTGGTTATCGCGTGATCGGAACGGTGAGAGATCCAG ATGACGAGAAGAAAGTGGGGCATCTTCTAAGGCTGGAGGGCGCGAGAGAGAGGCTCCAACTAGTGAGAGCCGATCTGATGGAGGAAGGAAGCTTCGACAACGCCATTTTAGGATGCCATGGAGTTTTCCATCTCGCGTCGCCCGTGCTTGGCCAGCCTAAGTCCGATCCAAAG GCTGAGATACTGCAACCGGCGATCGATGGGACGTTGAACGTGCTGCGCTCGTGCAAGAAGAATCCATGGCTGAGGCGCGTGGTTCTCACATCTTCGTCCTCGACGGTGAGGATACGAGACGATCTCCTTCCCGGCGTGCCGCTGGATGAGTCTTCCTGGAGTAGCGAGGAGCTCTGTGAGAACCTCAAG ATCTGGTATCCACTGTCGAAAACTCTGGCTGAGAAGGCAGCATGGAAATTCTGCGAGGACAACGGCATAGATCTGGTGACCCTCATCCCCTCATTTGTGGTTGGACCAAGCTTGCCCCCTGTTTTGAGCTCCACAGCATCTGACGTGCTTGGTTTGCTCAAAGGAGAGAGGGAAAAGTTTGAGTTTCATGGAAGAATGGGATATGTTCACATTGATGATGTTGCGTTGAGCCATATTCTGGTTTACGAGAAGGAAAACGCACGAGGCCGCTATCTCTGCACCTCTACGGTTCTCGACATTGACGAGTTAGCTGCAAAACTCGCACCACGCTATCCGGCTCTACCAATCCCCAAAAC GTTTAAGAAAGTTGAGAGACCACACTATGACTTCGACGTCTCAAAAATCAAGGGCTTGGGAATGAGATTCAGATCAATCGAAGAAATGTTTGATGATTGTGTTCACTTTTTCACCATGCAAGCccttctctctccactctcaCAACCTTCATCTTGA
- the LOC130990799 gene encoding uncharacterized mitochondrial protein AtMg00860-like produces the protein MADHYLHLQSVFDCLITNQYCLKLSKCVFGQISVDYLGHILTNGCVMADPSKLSAMETWPVPKTQRQLRAFLGLTGYYRRFVRGYAGIAAPLTDLLRKDSFQWTPAAQEAFDALKAAMTSVPVLHLPHFEHEFIVETDASNVGMGAVLMQLEHPIAFFSKKLGPRLQAASTYMKELYAITESVRKWRQYLL, from the coding sequence ATGGCGGACCATTATCTACATCTCCAATCGGTTTTCGATTGTTTGATAACTAACCAATACTGCTTGAAGCTTTCCAAGTGTGTTTTTGGCCAAATTTCAGTTGATTATTTGGGGCATATCTTGACCAACGGCTGTGTTATGGCTGACCCGAGCAAGCTCTCGGCAATGGAAACATGGCCTGTTCCCAAGACACAGAGGCAGCTTAGGGCATTCCTAGGCCTGACCGGATACTATCGCCGCTTCGTGCGGGGGTATGCTGGCATCGCCGCCCCGCTCACAGACCTCCTTCGCAAAGATTCCTTCCAGTGGACGCCTGCTGCACAGGAAGCCTTTGATGCTCTCAAGGCTGCCATGACCTCGGTGCCGGTTCTTCATCTGCCCCACTTTGAACATGAGTTTATTGTCGAGACCGATGCATCCAATGTGGGGATGGGAGCCGTGCTCATGCAGTTAGAGCACCCAATCGCTTTTTTCAGCAAGAAATTGGGGCCACGGTTGCAAGCGGCATCGACATATATGAAGGAGCTATACGCTATCACGGAATCGGTGAGAAAATGGCGTCAATATCTGCTATGA